A window of Formosa sp. Hel1_31_208 contains these coding sequences:
- a CDS encoding lysophospholipid acyltransferase family protein: MKQLWLYSIRSYLRLGLFFYFKKVEVINLKAIPKDEPVIFLANHQNALLDAILIAVKNGRFSYFLTRASVFSVPLISKMLQSLQMLPVYRVRDGFGNLSKNTSVFTKSSQLLHEKKAIVIFPEGNHNLKRTVRPLSKGFTRIIFQTLEDYPETKINVVPVGLNFKHATKYSDSALINFGVPFQVGSELLNDKNKSVLQLKEDVFLQLCQLTTHIESENYDIIITYLEKLNVDFTQPKHVNQCISNGFETCKKGLPEHDHRLKRLSKVLLIINLFIPYIIWKKMIQPKISEVEFISTFRFVIAITLVPVFIIVVMSVLGVVFELKYAFIYLFSVIVLNIFSVKL; this comes from the coding sequence TTGAAGCAGTTATGGTTATATAGTATTAGATCATATTTACGCTTAGGTCTATTTTTTTACTTTAAAAAAGTAGAAGTCATCAATTTAAAAGCAATACCAAAAGATGAGCCTGTTATCTTTTTAGCTAATCATCAAAATGCCTTATTAGACGCCATATTAATTGCGGTAAAAAACGGACGTTTTTCTTACTTTTTGACTAGAGCAAGTGTTTTTAGTGTTCCGTTAATTAGTAAGATGTTACAAAGCTTGCAAATGCTACCGGTCTATAGGGTTAGAGATGGTTTTGGGAACTTGAGTAAAAATACTTCTGTGTTTACGAAGAGTTCTCAATTGCTACATGAAAAAAAGGCTATTGTTATTTTTCCTGAAGGCAATCATAACTTAAAACGTACAGTAAGACCATTAAGTAAAGGGTTTACGCGTATTATTTTTCAAACTCTTGAGGATTATCCAGAAACTAAAATAAACGTAGTTCCTGTAGGACTGAATTTTAAACACGCTACAAAATATAGCGACAGTGCTTTAATCAATTTTGGTGTTCCCTTTCAAGTGGGGTCAGAGTTACTCAACGATAAAAACAAAAGCGTTTTGCAACTCAAAGAAGATGTATTTCTTCAGTTATGTCAGCTCACAACTCATATTGAAAGTGAAAACTATGATATCATAATTACATATCTTGAGAAGCTAAATGTAGATTTTACTCAACCTAAACACGTCAACCAATGTATTTCTAATGGTTTTGAAACTTGTAAAAAAGGTCTTCCTGAACATGATCATCGATTAAAGCGATTATCGAAAGTTTTATTGATTATAAACCTGTTCATTCCTTACATAATCTGGAAAAAAATGATCCAGCCAAAAATTAGTGAGGTAGAATTTATATCCACATTTAGGTTCGTGATTGCCATAACTTTAGTTCCAGTGTTTATAATAGTTGTAATGTCTGTATTAGGTGTTGTTTTTGAACTGAAATATGCATTCATATACCTTTTTAGCGTGATTGTTTTGAATATATTTTCAGTTAAATTATAA
- a CDS encoding thioredoxin family protein produces the protein MALTPSNMLALGTKAPDFKLRNTVDDTLVALDDVKGKNGTLLMFICNHCPFVKHVNAELARLAEDYISKGINCIAISSNDAANYPEDSPHLMKQNAIDHGFIFPYLYDEDQKVAKAYDAACTPDFYVFDADLELVYRGQLDDSRPGNGIPVTGRDIRTALDCTLSNDPISEEQKPSIGCNIKWK, from the coding sequence ATGGCACTTACGCCCTCAAATATGTTAGCCTTAGGCACCAAAGCTCCAGATTTCAAATTACGAAATACGGTTGACGATACTTTAGTAGCATTAGATGATGTCAAAGGTAAAAACGGCACACTTCTAATGTTCATCTGTAACCACTGCCCTTTTGTAAAACATGTGAATGCCGAATTGGCACGTCTTGCAGAAGATTATATCTCTAAAGGCATTAATTGCATCGCTATTTCTAGTAATGATGCCGCAAACTATCCTGAAGATTCCCCTCATTTAATGAAGCAGAATGCAATAGATCACGGGTTTATATTTCCGTATTTGTATGATGAAGACCAGAAAGTTGCTAAAGCTTATGATGCAGCTTGCACCCCAGATTTTTATGTGTTTGATGCGGATTTGGAGTTGGTCTACCGCGGACAATTAGATGACTCAAGACCTGGTAATGGGATTCCTGTAACAGGAAGAGATATCAGAACGGCATTAGATTGCACGTTATCAAATGATCCCATTTCCGAAGAACAAAAACCTAGTATTGGCTGTAATATTAAGTGGAAATAG
- a CDS encoding tRNA-binding protein, producing MDNIITFEDFSKVDLRVGTIIEIYDFPEAKTPAYQLTIDFGELGVKKSSAQITKRYKKEELLNRQIVAVFNFPKKQIAKFMSECLILGAVDGKDVILLNPEQNVKNGSTVG from the coding sequence ATGGATAATATAATAACTTTCGAAGACTTTTCAAAGGTCGATTTACGTGTCGGGACAATCATTGAGATTTATGATTTTCCAGAAGCCAAAACCCCAGCATACCAACTTACTATTGATTTCGGTGAATTAGGGGTTAAAAAATCTTCAGCTCAAATCACTAAACGTTATAAAAAAGAAGAGTTACTCAATCGACAGATAGTTGCCGTGTTTAATTTCCCTAAAAAACAAATTGCCAAGTTCATGAGCGAATGTTTGATTTTAGGAGCTGTGGATGGTAAAGATGTAATCCTTTTAAATCCTGAACAAAATGTAAAAAACGGTTCAACTGTAGGGTAA
- a CDS encoding bile acid:sodium symporter family protein — MEQIDNVKINFDSNGLWVLNIALAIVMFGVALGISIDDFKSLLKTPKLVLVGVLAQFVLLPLLTFLVIVIVKPQPSIALGMMIVAACPGGNISNFMTHLAKGNTALSVSLTAFGTFLAVIVTPLNFQLYGMLYEPTAQILKHVELQPLELVQLVVLILGIPLFFGMLLRHWNKNLAIKISKLLKPISILVFVAIVVIAFSKNIDVFNDYIHYVLIIGVCHNALAIMLGFFTAKAFRLSFINQKTLAIETGIQNSGLGLLLIFSFFSGLGGMAIMAAFWGIWHIVSGLILAFYWGYKPSKLVEV, encoded by the coding sequence ATGGAGCAAATAGACAACGTAAAAATAAATTTTGATAGCAATGGCCTATGGGTTTTAAACATAGCATTGGCAATAGTAATGTTTGGTGTAGCCCTTGGGATTTCAATTGACGACTTTAAATCGTTATTAAAAACCCCAAAATTGGTATTGGTTGGGGTTTTAGCGCAATTTGTGTTGTTGCCATTATTGACTTTTTTAGTTATTGTTATAGTTAAACCTCAACCTAGTATTGCTTTAGGAATGATGATTGTTGCTGCTTGTCCAGGTGGAAATATTTCAAATTTCATGACACATCTTGCCAAAGGGAATACAGCCTTATCTGTGAGTCTGACAGCTTTTGGCACCTTTCTAGCAGTAATAGTCACGCCTTTAAATTTTCAGTTGTATGGGATGCTATATGAGCCAACGGCACAAATTTTAAAACATGTAGAATTACAACCTTTAGAACTGGTACAATTAGTTGTACTTATTTTGGGTATTCCTTTGTTTTTTGGAATGCTTTTAAGACATTGGAATAAAAATTTAGCTATCAAAATTTCTAAGTTATTAAAGCCCATTTCAATATTGGTGTTTGTTGCCATCGTTGTCATTGCATTTTCTAAAAATATAGATGTATTTAATGATTATATCCACTATGTTTTAATTATTGGTGTCTGCCATAATGCTCTTGCTATTATGCTTGGTTTCTTTACCGCAAAGGCATTTAGGCTATCATTTATAAATCAAAAAACACTAGCTATTGAAACAGGAATTCAGAATTCCGGATTGGGGCTCCTGCTCATATTTTCATTTTTTAGTGGTTTAGGAGGGATGGCTATTATGGCGGCGTTTTGGGGGATATGGCATATTGTCTCAGGATTGATATTAGCGTTTTATTGGGGATATAAACCATCTAAATTAGTTGAGGTTTGA